Genomic segment of Saprospira sp. CCB-QB6:
GATAAAAAACTGGTGGAGCTCCACTATCAAAAAACAGTCAATAGTTTGGCTGTTGGAGACATCTACCTTGGCCGAGTGAGCAAATTGCTGCCTGGCCTCAATGCGGCCTTTGTCAATATTGGCCAAAAAGGCAAAGATGCCTTTTTACACTATACCGACCTCGGTCCAAAACTTCGCTCGCTAATTAAATATTCTAATGGAGCAATTAGCGGAGGACAAGAAAGCCATCTACTCGATAATTTTAAGATGGAAGCCGATATCCCCAAAATGCCAAAGGGGAAAATTACTAATGTATTGAAGAAGGGCCAACTCATTATGGTCCAAGTACTCAAAGAACCTATCTCTACTAAAGGTCCCCGCCTCTGCTGTGAGGTAACTATCGCTAGCCGATATTTGGTCCTTAACCCCTTTAGCGAAACGATTGCCGTTTCTAAGAAAATCCAATCGGATGATGAACGCAACCGCCTAAAGGTCCTGATCGAAAGCCTACGTCCCAAAAACTTTGGCTTTATTGTACGCACTGCCGCTGAAGGCCGTAAAGTTGCCGATCTACATGAGGATATCCAACAACTGATGGCCAAATGGGAAGAGATCTATAAGCAGATGCACAATGCTAAAGGTCCCGTTAAGTGCCTGAGTGAACTGAACAAAACCCAAACGCTCATTCGCGATTTCTGGAATGATGACTATAGTCGTGTTATTGTAGATGATGAAGCCATTTATGATGATGTAGTAGAAGAACTAAACAAGGTAACCGATGGCAAAAAGGATTTAGCAAAGCTGTATAACGGCCAACGTCCTTTATTTGACCAATACGGAATTACCCGCCAAATTAAAGCTTCCTTTGGCAAAACAGCCACTATGTCAAGCGGAGCCTATATCGTTTTGGAACATACGGAGGCCATGCATGTGGTGGATGTGAATAGTGGGCATAAAATGAGCAGCAATGATCAAGAAAAAAATGCCCTGCGCGTTAACCTAGAAGCCGCCGAAGAAGTCGCCCGCCAACTCCGACTCCGAGATATTGGAGGGATTATTATTATCGACTTTATTGATATGCGGCAGGCGCCTCACCGTAATGAGCTCTTTCAGCATATGCGAAATGCGATGAGTAACGATAAGGCGAAGCATACTATTTTGCCCCTGAGCAAGTTTGGTCTGATGCAAATTACCCGCGAGCGAGTGCGCCCTCAGGTGAATATCCAAACGACGGAAACTTGTCCTAGTTGCCAAGGAACGGGCAAGGTTCAACCTACTTTGCTCATCACAGACGATATCAAAAGAGATTTGGATTTTGTGATGAAGTCGCAAAAACCGAATAAGGTGACTTTATTGGTCCACCCTTTTGTTCAAGCCTATATCAAAAAAGGCTGGTTGCACAATCTGCAGATTAAATGGTGGAGAGAATACAAAAAATGGATTAATGTGCGGGCCGACAATAACCTGCCCATTACTTCCTATAAGTTGTATAATGAAACGAATGACGAGATTCGTCTAAGCTAATAAAAAAGGCCTCAGCATTTGCTGAGGCCTTTTTTGTTGAGGGCCGAAGCCGCTTGGCTAAAAAGCAAAGCCTGAAGGGGGAGCGGCCTAGCGATGTGTAGGGGTGGCCGTAGGCCAGACCCAGGCGGCAAAGCCGCCGCAGGGCCGAGCAGGCTTGCGAGCCCCGAAACGTAGCGCCGCAAGGCGAAGCCGCAGCGGAGGCCCCAAAATAGCCCCTATTTTTCAGGTATTTCGATCAATAATTCATCAAAGGCCTCTACCATGGCGGGCCAAGCATAACGTTTTTTAGCGGCTTGTAAATAGCTTTTGAATAGATCATTTTTGTCGTACTCAAAAAACTGCAAAATGGCATCGGCTACGGCCTTGGGGTTTTCGGGGGGGACCACATAACCAGCCTTGCCATGCGGCACGATCTCGGGCAAACCGCCCACCTCCGTGACCAACATGGGGCGCTCAAAATGATAGGCCAATTGCGAAATTCCGCTTTGGGTTGCGCGGCGATAAGGCTGCACCACCAAATCGGCAGCGCTAAAAAATAGGCCTACCTCTTCTTCTGGAATAAAGTCGTTGTACAATTTTAAACGATCGCCCAGTTGCAGGCGCTCGATTTGTTGCCGAAAGGGGGCCTCATCCTCATAAAACTCCCCCGCCACCAAGGCCTTGATATTGTATTGGGCCAGACGAGGATCGCCCAAGGCCTCTAGCAAAATATCCAGCCCTTTATACTGCCGAATGAAGCCAAAAAAGAGCAAATACTTACCCTGAGGATCCAATTTCAACTGCGCTCTAGCCTCTTCTTTGGGCAATAAAGGCCCATAACTGTCATAGACGGGATGCGGATGAAAATGCGCTGGCCGAGGCGCAGGCAAAAACTCTTTTATGTCTTGGACCACCTTTTTAGATAAGGCCATAAAGCCATCTAAAGGCCCCACAAAATAGCGATTGAAAAGCGCATCGCCTGGGCGGCTTTCGTGGGGAATGAGGTTGTGGACCAAGCCCAGTAGTTTGGTGTTGGGCGAGAATTTTTTGACCAGCCGCAAAACTGTCCCAAAACTAGGGCCCATAAAGGGCAGCCAATAAGAGACAATCAGGACATCGGGCTGGCTTTTGGCAATCTTTCGGCCCACACTCCACCAATTAAAAGGATTGATGGAGTTGAGGCAAACCTCAATATCCAAATCAGGCGCTTTGGCCGTAGAAAACTGGCTTTTGCCCGGAAACAAAAAGCTGGGATACTGTAAACTAAAGCTATAAATCTTTACCTCTCGGCCCTCTTCTATAAAGGCCTTGGCGAGTCGCTCATTAAAAGCGGCCAGCCCGCCCCGAAGGGGGTGGGCTGGCCCAAGAATGGCAATTTTTTCTGCTTGCTTTATCATGATTAAGATTCGGCGATGAATTTTTTGGCTTGCTCTTGCCAATTGTAACGCTCTAGGCGATTTTGAAAGCCCGAGATTTTCTCATCGAGCTGGCTAATTTCTTCGGCACTGAGCGCCGCCAATTGCTGAAAACTATGAATGCCCTCTGCCGCTAGGCTTTCCGACATGACCTGACCAATGCCTTTAATTTGACAAAGGTCATCTTTGGCCGCAGCCTCTTCTTTGGGGGGAGTGGCCGCTTCTGTTTCTGCAACTTCTTCTTGGGGGGGAGCTTGCTGCTGCTCTGCCAATTGATCCAAACGCTTAGCTAAAACATCAGAAAGCTCATCAATGCGGCTTTCAAGGGTTTCTAGACGATCTTCAAGATGTCCATAAACACGATGCTCAAACTTTTGGAAAAGGTCCTCCATTTTCTCATAACGCTTCTGGAGATCCTTTCTAATCATTTTTTTGGCCTTTTTAAACATGGGATTTTTGGTTTTTGAGGCCTAAAACTGCAAACCGACAAAAATCTGCAAGCTGAAGTTGCGGTCAAAATCATCTCGCAAAATGAAGTTGCGGTTATCGTCTAGAGCCTGTTGTTCTATATCATAATTATTATTCGTTATATCTAGGAGACCATAATAGGCTCTAGCCCCTACGCGCAACCCTTTCGTAAAGTAGTAAGATGCGCCAAAGTTGAGGCCCATATCAAAGTAGCGATAGGCCGGACCATCCTTTTTATCAAAGAAATAATAACCGCCCAAATCCGCAGGATAAGTAATGCTGCGCTGGTCCAATTGCCCCGTTCTCGTAAAATCACTATTGAGCTCGCCAGCCGCATCCCGCAAATAACTATGATCCAAATTGATCTCTACAAAGTCATCGCCTAAGCTGCTGCCCTCACTCAAGTCTCCATACTTTAATATACCTAATCCTCTGGAAGAGACCAAAAAAGAAAAGCTCGGACCAAAATCTAATTGCACTTTATCCTTAATCGGACGCACATAAAACAAGATCGGAACCTCTACATAACCATTGGTAATATTGACCGATTTTACTCTCGTTTGTCCCTCAAACGTCTCATTGAGCGAGGGAATACTGAGGTAAGCATTATCCGCCTCAAACCGATAACGACTCCCCCGCTGAGAAAATCCCAGCTCCGCAGCCAAACCAATATAATCATTGATCGGAACCTCCACGGTGGCCGAAATATGCACCTTGGTCGTCCAACTATAACCATCCAGACTTTCCCCCTGGGCATTCTCTTCCGCAGGCCCCATAATGGTCCCAATATTAGCCCCCGCCTTAAATCCAAAGCGAGCATCAATTTGCGCAAATAAGGCAGTCGAAAAAGCACTGCCCAAAAAACAGCATAACAGTAAGAAGTTTTTCATGATCATGATTTTAGTTTAGGACCCTAAAGGTACTGCGAACAGATTTAAAATAGAATTTTTTTATAAAAGGCCTATTGCTTTCCCTTTTTTGATTTGGGGCTGCCCCTCGCTTCGCTCAGGTCGGGCCATTCCGCAGCTCGCTATTCGCTCGGCCCTGCGCGGGCTGCGCCCGCTGGGTCTGCCGCCTTCGGCGGCCCTGCTCCAGCCCCTCAGCCTGCGGGCCTTCGGCCCTCTAGGATGGATATATGGACCTGCAGCTTGCAACCCACAACCAGATGAGGGGCCTATAAGCCCCCATTTTATTATCCCATATTTTATAGCTTAAACGCCACAGTCGTCTGCATTGATACATTTAGCTGTGGCGTTGCGCCACAGTCGTCTGCATTGATACATTTAGCTGTGGCGTTGCGCCACAGTCGTCTGCATTGATACATTTAGCTGTGGCGTTGCGCCACAGTCGTCTGCATCCTTACATTTAGCTGTGGCGTTGCGCCACAGTCATCTGCATCCTTACATTTAGCTGTGGCGTTGCGCCACAGTCGTCTGCATCCTTACATTTAGCTGTGGCGTTGCGCCACAGTCATCTGCATCCTTACATTTAGCTGTGGCGTTGCGCCACAGTCGTCTGCATCGTTACATTTAGCTAGGGGGAATCCCCCAAGGCGTCTGCATCCTTACATTTAGCTAGGGGGAATCCCCCAAGGCGTCTGCATCGATACATTTAGCTAGGGGGATTCCCCCAAGGCATCTGCATCAATACATTTAACTAGGGGGATACCCCCAAGGCATCTGCATCCTTACATTTAGCTAGGGGGATTCCCCCAAGGCGTCTGCATCGATACATTTAACTAGGGGGAATCCCCCAAGGCATCTGCATCCTTACAGGACCGCCCAAATAACTCTTTTGTTAGCCCCCAAAAAAGAGGACCAACTGCATTTTGCAGTTGGTCCTCTTCATCAATAGGAGGGATAAGGAGAATTAGAATCTAAACCCTAGGGTCATCATAAAAAGCCCAACAGTTTCGCTATTGCTCGTTCTGGGATTATTATAGATAGAAGTTGCATAATAGGGAGAGTATTCAAAATCTCTGATGGTCCGCATATAGCTAAGATCAAAAAAGATATGTTCTTGGCGGAACCCAATCCCTGCCGAAATATCATGGCGCAAATCATCTACCCCCTGCACTTGGTCCAAATAAGGAGAGCTTTGTAGGCGGTAGCCGGCTCTTAAGCGTAGGGTTTTGATGGCCAGTTCGCCCCCAACTCTTAGTCGGTAAGCGCCCTGATAAGTGTCTACAATTGCATTGTTTACCGCATCAATAAAGGCTTGGTCGCCTGCGGTGGCATTTTCATCAGAAGCTTGGAGGGCAAAGCTACTGCCTGCATAATTGAGATATTCGCCATCTATGCCCAAATAGCCCTTAATGGGGTCGGTTTTTCCACCAAAGGTATGTCCCATACTGAGGGCAAAAACCCAGGGAGAAAAGAAATCCTGTTTGTACTCTGCCGTAGGAGAGACCCAAGGTTCGGTAGCTGATGTTTCTCTAAGGGTATCATTCCAAACAACGGCCCCACTAAGTTCGGTATCTAGATTTTCGGTCAGGCTCATGGCTGTGGGGGTATGCATATTGAGTCCCACTCTTAGGCGTTTGTTGACCCGATAAATAAGGCCCAGTTTGAGGTTGATGCCTGTTCCTCGGACGGTACGGATTTCGTCAAAATTAAGCGATTTAAAGTCCATGTTTCCCGTGGGTTCTGTTTCGCTATAACTTCTAAAATCTCTGAAGTTGAGGAAAGTAATGCCCAAGCTTCCACCAATATAGAGCTTGTTTTTGTAGTTACCTGCTAGGGCAATATTGAGTTCATTGATGCCTCCAGATTGGCGGACCAGTTGGCTTTTTTGAATATAAGCGCGATTAGAATCGACTACCGAGCCTACATAATCGGTGCCGCCGCCTGGGTTATCAATAAAGTAGGCATCCCAAGCGAGGCGTTCTTCAAAGGGGTCTAAATCATCGGGAACGGCATTGGCGGCATTGGCCTCTTGGGTGAAGTTAATAATGCGAGAGCCCGTAGAGGTTCCAGAAAAAGAATAGGTTCTGTTAAAAGAGGCGATTTTGCCGAAGCTAATACCAAAATTGACAAAGCGCCAATCTGTACTTTGTTCATTGGCGAGGACTAGGCCCACTGAGCCCATATTAAAGCTCAGGCGGTTGTTGCTAGAGCGGGGGAGTGTACTATCGGCTAAAAACTGGCTTTTGATATTGGCGAATTGTAGGCCAGGGCTAATACTAAACTCAGCGCCTCGGTAAACGGCTAGTCCGGCGGGATTGCCATTGAGGCTGCTCATATCGGCTCCTAAGGCGCCTAGAGCGCCGCCAACGGCAAGGCTACGGGCAGTATTGGGTTGTATGCGTTCGGAAAAGAGCAGGGCATCGCTGCTCATTTGGGCCATAAGGGTCGTACTGAAGATGGAGAAAAATACGAAGAGACTAAATTTGTTCATCATTTATATTTTTTATGTGGTTCAATCTAAATTGTACTTCTAGGTCCTCTCAATTTTAGCGCCATCCTAAATAGGGTTAGGGAGGCGGCGGAGCCGCCTCGGCTGAGGGATGGACAGCAGTGGCCGTCAGGCCAGACCCAGCGGGCGAAGCCCGCGCAGGGCCGAGCGAGTAGCGAGCTGCGACACAGCCCGACCCGCCCGCAGGGCGGGGCAGCCCCAAAATACTTGGAATAGAAAAAAAAAGGAAAATAATCCAGTGGGCTGCTTAAAATAGGCTATTTTTGGGGGCATTAAACCACCCTCAAAGAAATAGGTCCATGCAACTTTTAGATGGTAAAGCCCTCTCTCAAAGTATTCAGTTAGAGCTCAAAGCAGAAGTAGAACAGCTCCTTGCCCAAGGCGGCCGTGCCCCTCATTTGGTGGCCGTATTGGTTGGCGAGCATCCGGCTTCGGCCAGCTATGTACGCAATAAAATGCGGGCTTGTGAAAGAGCTAATTTTCGTTCTAGTTTGAAGCAATTGGCGGCAGATATTAGCCAGGAAGAATTGTTGGCAGAAATAGCTGCGCTCAATCAAGATCCTGAAGTGGATGGCTATATTTTGCAGTTGCCATTGCCTGCTCATATAGATGAACACTTAGTGACGCAGGCGGTTGCGCCCGAGAAGGATGTAGATGGATTTCATCCCTATAATTTGGGACAAATGTTATTGGGCGAAGATTGTTATTTGCCAGCTACGCCCATGGGGATGATCACGCTTTTGGAGCGTTATGGGATCGAGACCGCGGGCAAAGAAGCGGTTGTGATTGGTCGCTCGAACATTGTGGGTCGTCCGATGAGTGTATTGCTTTCTCGCAAGCATCCGCAGGGCGATTGTACGGTGACGCTTTTACATAGTCGTAGCCGAGATATGGCTGAGCATTGTCGGCGGGCCGATATTATTGTGGCGGCTATTGGTCGAGCTAATTTCTTAACGGCTGATATGGTCAAAGAAGGGGCGATAATCTTGGATGTGGGCATCAATGCCGTAGATGATTCCAAGGCCAAAAGAGGGTACCGTTTGGTGGGAGATGTTGATTTTGATGCCTTAAAAGATAAAGTATCGGCGATGACGCCCGTGCCTGGAGGCGTTGGTCCAATGACCGTTGTTTCCTTATTGATGAACTGCCTAAAAGCCTATAAAACAGGTGCAGGCAAAGCCCTAGAAAACCAGTAAACTATGCGAATATTGAGTTTTGTGGCCGTATTGGTCCTTACTATATTTCTCTTTCTTTTTCTGAACTCCTCCGACTTTGCTTCTTCTCTAGTGGGGCGGATAACGAAAAAAGAAACCTTTATTCCCCCGATGGGGAAGCTATTGAGTCCGAGTTCGGGTTTTTGGCGCAATGCCGAACATGCAAATGGCCCATCTTTGCCCTCTTCTTTGCGTGATGGTTCGCTTAGCGCCCCAGTAGAATTGTTGTATGATGAGCGCATGGTGCCGCACATCTTTGCAGACAATATGCAGGATGCCTTTTTTGCCCAGGGTTATGCTACGGCTAGCCTTCGACTTTGGCAGATGGAGTTTCAGACGCATGCTGTTTCTGGCCGTTTGGCAGAGGTTTTGGCCACCTCGGAAAAGATGCGAGAGGTTTTGCTTAAAATGGATCGTAAAAAGCGTAAATCGGGCCTGCCTTTGGCGGCTAAAAAGACCGTAGAGCTTTGGAAGAAAGACCCCAAAACCTATGAGATCTTGCAGCGCTATGCCGATGGGGTCAATGCTTATATTGATGATTTGTCTTATGCGGATTTGCCTTTAGAGTATAAGTTACTGAATTATCGTCCCGAAAAATGGACGGTGCTTAAATCAGCGCTTTTGCTCAAAGCCATGGCGGAGGATTTGACCGATAAAGACTATGATTTTGAGATGACCAATGCTTATAAATACTTTGGTCGAGATACCTTCAATATCTTTTATCCAGAATACTTTCCCGAGCAATCTCCCATTATCAACGATACGGCTTTTTATAACTTTAAGCCCGTAGCGGTAGGCGATAGCCTAGCCAAGCCTTTCTTGGGCTTTGATCAGGGCTTGCCCAAAAATCCAAATCCCAAACCTAAGGGCATTGGAAGTAACAACTGGGCCGTAGGCGGCAAGAAGACGGCTTCGGGTTATCCTATCTTATGTAATGACCCTCACCTCAAGCTCAATTTGCCTTCCATTTGGTTTGAGGTACAGATTGTAACGCCTGATTTTAATGTTTATGGAGCTACTTTGCCTGGGGCGCCAGGCGTAATCTCTGGCTTTAATCAACATATTGCTTGGGGCGTAACCAATGTGGCCCATGATGTTCGCGATTGGTATGCCGTAGAATGGACCGATGCGAGCAAATCCGCTTATATTTTTGATGGGGAAGAAAGAGCCAGCGAAAAAATCCTCGATACGGTTTATGTGCGAGGAGCGGGCTTTGTTGTCGATACCCTCATTTATACGCATTTTGGCCCAGTGGTCCGTACCGTAAATGGCCAAGATTATGTCTTGCATTGGCAGGCCAATGAGCCTAGCTCTGAGGCAAAAACCTTTGTCTTGTTGGCCCAAGCCAAAAACTACCAAGATTATCAGGCTGCGATTAAGCATTTTTCTTGCCCCGCCCAAAACTTGGTTTTTGCTTGTAATAATGGAGATATTGCGCTTTGGACTCAAGGCAAATTGCCTTTGCGCCGACCCGATCAAGGAAAGTTTG
This window contains:
- a CDS encoding glycosyltransferase, whose protein sequence is MIKQAEKIAILGPAHPLRGGLAAFNERLAKAFIEEGREVKIYSFSLQYPSFLFPGKSQFSTAKAPDLDIEVCLNSINPFNWWSVGRKIAKSQPDVLIVSYWLPFMGPSFGTVLRLVKKFSPNTKLLGLVHNLIPHESRPGDALFNRYFVGPLDGFMALSKKVVQDIKEFLPAPRPAHFHPHPVYDSYGPLLPKEEARAQLKLDPQGKYLLFFGFIRQYKGLDILLEALGDPRLAQYNIKALVAGEFYEDEAPFRQQIERLQLGDRLKLYNDFIPEEEVGLFFSAADLVVQPYRRATQSGISQLAYHFERPMLVTEVGGLPEIVPHGKAGYVVPPENPKAVADAILQFFEYDKNDLFKSYLQAAKKRYAWPAMVEAFDELLIEIPEK
- a CDS encoding Rne/Rng family ribonuclease, which encodes MEKELIISSGGKDTRIALLEDKKLVELHYQKTVNSLAVGDIYLGRVSKLLPGLNAAFVNIGQKGKDAFLHYTDLGPKLRSLIKYSNGAISGGQESHLLDNFKMEADIPKMPKGKITNVLKKGQLIMVQVLKEPISTKGPRLCCEVTIASRYLVLNPFSETIAVSKKIQSDDERNRLKVLIESLRPKNFGFIVRTAAEGRKVADLHEDIQQLMAKWEEIYKQMHNAKGPVKCLSELNKTQTLIRDFWNDDYSRVIVDDEAIYDDVVEELNKVTDGKKDLAKLYNGQRPLFDQYGITRQIKASFGKTATMSSGAYIVLEHTEAMHVVDVNSGHKMSSNDQEKNALRVNLEAAEEVARQLRLRDIGGIIIIDFIDMRQAPHRNELFQHMRNAMSNDKAKHTILPLSKFGLMQITRERVRPQVNIQTTETCPSCQGTGKVQPTLLITDDIKRDLDFVMKSQKPNKVTLLVHPFVQAYIKKGWLHNLQIKWWREYKKWINVRADNNLPITSYKLYNETNDEIRLS
- a CDS encoding porin family protein — translated: MKNFLLLCCFLGSAFSTALFAQIDARFGFKAGANIGTIMGPAEENAQGESLDGYSWTTKVHISATVEVPINDYIGLAAELGFSQRGSRYRFEADNAYLSIPSLNETFEGQTRVKSVNITNGYVEVPILFYVRPIKDKVQLDFGPSFSFLVSSRGLGILKYGDLSEGSSLGDDFVEINLDHSYLRDAAGELNSDFTRTGQLDQRSITYPADLGGYYFFDKKDGPAYRYFDMGLNFGASYYFTKGLRVGARAYYGLLDITNNNYDIEQQALDDNRNFILRDDFDRNFSLQIFVGLQF
- a CDS encoding OmpP1/FadL family transporter, translating into MMNKFSLFVFFSIFSTTLMAQMSSDALLFSERIQPNTARSLAVGGALGALGADMSSLNGNPAGLAVYRGAEFSISPGLQFANIKSQFLADSTLPRSSNNRLSFNMGSVGLVLANEQSTDWRFVNFGISFGKIASFNRTYSFSGTSTGSRIINFTQEANAANAVPDDLDPFEERLAWDAYFIDNPGGGTDYVGSVVDSNRAYIQKSQLVRQSGGINELNIALAGNYKNKLYIGGSLGITFLNFRDFRSYSETEPTGNMDFKSLNFDEIRTVRGTGINLKLGLIYRVNKRLRVGLNMHTPTAMSLTENLDTELSGAVVWNDTLRETSATEPWVSPTAEYKQDFFSPWVFALSMGHTFGGKTDPIKGYLGIDGEYLNYAGSSFALQASDENATAGDQAFIDAVNNAIVDTYQGAYRLRVGGELAIKTLRLRAGYRLQSSPYLDQVQGVDDLRHDISAGIGFRQEHIFFDLSYMRTIRDFEYSPYYATSIYNNPRTSNSETVGLFMMTLGFRF
- a CDS encoding penicillin acylase family protein produces the protein MRILSFVAVLVLTIFLFLFLNSSDFASSLVGRITKKETFIPPMGKLLSPSSGFWRNAEHANGPSLPSSLRDGSLSAPVELLYDERMVPHIFADNMQDAFFAQGYATASLRLWQMEFQTHAVSGRLAEVLATSEKMREVLLKMDRKKRKSGLPLAAKKTVELWKKDPKTYEILQRYADGVNAYIDDLSYADLPLEYKLLNYRPEKWTVLKSALLLKAMAEDLTDKDYDFEMTNAYKYFGRDTFNIFYPEYFPEQSPIINDTAFYNFKPVAVGDSLAKPFLGFDQGLPKNPNPKPKGIGSNNWAVGGKKTASGYPILCNDPHLKLNLPSIWFEVQIVTPDFNVYGATLPGAPGVISGFNQHIAWGVTNVAHDVRDWYAVEWTDASKSAYIFDGEERASEKILDTVYVRGAGFVVDTLIYTHFGPVVRTVNGQDYVLHWQANEPSSEAKTFVLLAQAKNYQDYQAAIKHFSCPAQNLVFACNNGDIALWTQGKLPLRRPDQGKFVADGRYSFNQWSGFMPQEHIPHEYNPKKGYVASANQHSVSPAYPYYTYGYFEEYRGRYLNGQLDALSAATDSEMKALQLSNFSQKAQDFLPLLMKFLQRGDLTKDELELLALFRDWDYEYHPDAVAPTIFEDWFYNLQAFTYDELDEAAAQGMELHYPDAWRLLGLLKRDTTSFIWDQVGTKKRETVEDIVTLSFKETLNTLPKNKAGKPISWGEMKATALYHLARIEEFSVLNLPVGGTADALNAVSNRYDFAASRKADSLIHKGGSAAGPSWRMIVELGDKKPKAQAIYPGGQSGNPGSHYYDNMVQDWAEGRYNKLHYLESAEEGKENIRIRQRLH
- the folD gene encoding bifunctional methylenetetrahydrofolate dehydrogenase/methenyltetrahydrofolate cyclohydrolase FolD gives rise to the protein MQLLDGKALSQSIQLELKAEVEQLLAQGGRAPHLVAVLVGEHPASASYVRNKMRACERANFRSSLKQLAADISQEELLAEIAALNQDPEVDGYILQLPLPAHIDEHLVTQAVAPEKDVDGFHPYNLGQMLLGEDCYLPATPMGMITLLERYGIETAGKEAVVIGRSNIVGRPMSVLLSRKHPQGDCTVTLLHSRSRDMAEHCRRADIIVAAIGRANFLTADMVKEGAIILDVGINAVDDSKAKRGYRLVGDVDFDALKDKVSAMTPVPGGVGPMTVVSLLMNCLKAYKTGAGKALENQ
- a CDS encoding helix-hairpin-helix domain-containing protein, whose protein sequence is MIRKDLQKRYEKMEDLFQKFEHRVYGHLEDRLETLESRIDELSDVLAKRLDQLAEQQQAPPQEEVAETEAATPPKEEAAAKDDLCQIKGIGQVMSESLAAEGIHSFQQLAALSAEEISQLDEKISGFQNRLERYNWQEQAKKFIAES